A stretch of the Bacillus anthracis str. Vollum genome encodes the following:
- a CDS encoding LacI family DNA-binding transcriptional regulator, with the protein MANIKDIAKMAGVSVTTVSRVLNDHPYVSEEKRKAVIEIVEKLNYSQNANAVHLSKGKTNIVGVILPYINHPSFDAMVGGMMEGALTHNYRVLLCQTNYNKKEEMKSLHMLKTKQLDGLIICSRANDWEIIEPYASYGTIIACEDNDISNISSVYTNHSAAFQLGMNHLIEKGYKKIGYCTGRKLGPSSQKRFDVYKQQLQSIDEEVNEEWIFTECFTLEDGVRVAHKLKGMQNLPEALIVAGDEVAIGVMTEVGKLGIQVPEDLAIIGLDNQPISQVLQLTTIDQNLKEIGKTAFEMFYRHISDKSSKQEKVEIPYELVERSTV; encoded by the coding sequence ATGGCTAATATTAAAGATATTGCAAAAATGGCGGGAGTTTCAGTTACGACTGTTTCGAGAGTGTTGAATGATCATCCGTATGTAAGTGAAGAAAAAAGGAAAGCGGTTATAGAGATAGTTGAGAAGTTGAATTACTCACAAAACGCAAATGCTGTTCATTTATCAAAAGGAAAGACGAATATTGTTGGTGTGATTCTCCCTTACATCAATCACCCGAGCTTCGATGCAATGGTAGGGGGAATGATGGAGGGAGCTTTAACTCATAACTACAGGGTGCTACTTTGCCAAACGAATTATAATAAAAAAGAAGAAATGAAAAGTTTACATATGTTAAAAACGAAACAATTGGATGGTCTTATTATTTGTTCACGTGCAAATGATTGGGAAATAATAGAACCGTATGCTTCTTACGGTACAATCATTGCTTGTGAAGATAATGATATTTCAAACATCTCAAGTGTATATACAAATCATTCGGCAGCTTTCCAGTTAGGAATGAATCACCTGATTGAAAAAGGTTATAAAAAAATTGGTTATTGTACGGGAAGAAAGCTAGGACCGAGTAGTCAAAAGCGTTTTGATGTGTATAAACAGCAATTGCAATCTATAGATGAAGAAGTGAATGAAGAATGGATTTTCACAGAATGTTTTACATTAGAAGATGGTGTGAGAGTCGCTCATAAGTTAAAAGGTATGCAGAATCTCCCTGAAGCGTTAATAGTAGCAGGAGATGAAGTTGCGATTGGGGTTATGACGGAAGTTGGGAAGTTGGGTATTCAAGTTCCTGAGGACTTAGCGATTATTGGTTTAGATAACCAACCTATTTCGCAAGTGTTGCAACTTACAACCATTGATCAAAATTTGAAGGAGATAGGGAAAACAGCTTTTGAAATGTTTTACCGGCATATAAGTGACAAGAGCTCTAAACAAGAAAAGGTGGAAATTCCATATGAACTTGTGGAGCGATCTACAGTGTAA
- a CDS encoding TatD family hydrolase, with amino-acid sequence MKWIDSHIHVDQYKDEEKSRLLKDVENSKEIQGLIAVSMNYQSSKEILSLAKRYSFVHPAVGFHPEQPIHKEECEKIYKLIEDHVEDIVAIGEVGLPYYLRKEDEHIAINSYISVLQRFVELASKYDLPIVLHAVYEDADVVCDLLEKHKVSRAHFHWFKGSETTMERMMRNGYYISITPDVLHKEKIRKIVSYYPLEYMMVETDGPWGFQEGVMTHPGMIREVLKEISVIKNVAVDKVAETIYENTIQFYLKG; translated from the coding sequence ATGAAATGGATTGATAGTCATATACATGTCGACCAATACAAGGATGAAGAGAAAAGTAGATTACTGAAAGATGTGGAAAATAGTAAAGAGATACAGGGGCTTATTGCGGTATCTATGAATTATCAATCAAGTAAAGAAATCTTATCTTTAGCAAAACGATATTCCTTTGTACATCCAGCAGTAGGTTTTCATCCGGAGCAACCGATTCATAAAGAAGAATGTGAGAAAATTTATAAATTAATTGAGGATCATGTAGAGGATATAGTAGCGATTGGTGAAGTAGGCTTACCGTATTACTTAAGAAAAGAAGATGAGCATATTGCTATCAATTCGTATATATCAGTGCTACAACGGTTTGTTGAACTAGCTAGTAAATATGATTTACCAATTGTATTGCATGCAGTGTATGAAGATGCTGATGTTGTATGTGATTTACTGGAGAAACATAAAGTTTCGCGTGCGCACTTTCATTGGTTTAAAGGAAGTGAAACAACAATGGAACGGATGATGAGGAACGGTTATTATATTTCTATTACACCAGATGTTTTGCATAAGGAGAAGATTAGAAAAATTGTTTCGTATTATCCTCTTGAATATATGATGGTAGAAACAGATGGACCGTGGGGATTTCAAGAGGGTGTTATGACACATCCGGGAATGATTCGAGAGGTATTAAAGGAAATTAGTGTTATAAAAAACGTAGCTGTTGATAAGGTTGCAGAAACGATATATGAAAATACGATTCAATTTTATTTGAAAGGATAG
- a CDS encoding DUF3948 family protein encodes MQNITFNKLDLLGLASGSILLTAFIYTATLV; translated from the coding sequence ATGCAAAACATCACTTTTAACAAATTAGATCTTTTAGGATTAGCTAGCGGCTCAATTCTTCTTACTGCTTTTATTTACACTGCTACGCTTGTATAA
- a CDS encoding RAxF-45 family protein, translating into MKRSLAARAKFLDFIYFCRAIFHDVVVNGIRLSFFNNCIVAIER; encoded by the coding sequence ATGAAACGTTCTTTAGCTGCACGTGCCAAATTTTTAGATTTTATCTATTTTTGTCGTGCGATTTTTCATGATGTAGTTGTTAACGGGATACGTCTGTCCTTTTTTAACAATTGCATAGTAGCTATAGAACGATAG
- a CDS encoding YrzO family protein — protein MLESLLFFFAVGVACELAAINRNGRKKIKQQAEMIELLKELKERNI, from the coding sequence ATGTTAGAAAGTTTATTGTTTTTCTTTGCCGTCGGAGTTGCTTGTGAGCTTGCAGCAATTAATCGAAATGGTCGTAAGAAGATAAAACAACAAGCTGAAATGATAGAGCTTTTAAAAGAGTTAAAAGAAAGAAACATTTAA
- a CDS encoding DMT family transporter: MRRGQMIIGALACLIASMSWGAMFPVADHALEYIDPFYFSLIRYGAVAIMLIILLLMKEGKQAFRLEGRGKLLVFFGTMAFTVYNVLIFLGQMLMGKSGVMVASIMEALMPMISICILWGYKHVKPKKYMITSMLIAFIGAVFVITKGDMSFFLTLKDNMFSLACIFVGVVGWVIYTMGGQTCSDWSTLRYSTLTCVFGTTVTGIITIIITAFGYVSVPNMGTISIVKYDLLFMMTLPGIVALLAWNYGVKILSSINGILFINFVPITTLVIMMMQGYQITMFDIVGTLLVIAALIRNNVCQRKEENINKRILEKEQLRQAV, encoded by the coding sequence GTGAGAAGAGGTCAAATGATAATAGGAGCTTTAGCATGTTTGATTGCAAGTATGTCATGGGGAGCGATGTTTCCAGTTGCTGATCATGCGTTAGAATACATAGATCCGTTTTATTTTTCGCTTATTCGCTATGGAGCGGTGGCGATAATGCTGATTATATTGTTGTTAATGAAAGAAGGGAAACAGGCATTTCGTTTAGAAGGAAGAGGAAAGTTACTCGTCTTTTTCGGAACGATGGCGTTTACTGTATATAATGTACTTATATTTTTAGGTCAAATGTTAATGGGAAAATCAGGCGTGATGGTAGCCTCCATTATGGAAGCACTTATGCCGATGATTTCTATTTGTATCCTATGGGGATATAAGCATGTAAAACCGAAAAAGTATATGATAACGAGCATGCTTATCGCTTTTATAGGGGCTGTATTTGTTATTACAAAAGGTGATATGAGTTTCTTTTTAACATTGAAAGATAACATGTTTTCGCTAGCATGTATATTTGTTGGAGTTGTGGGCTGGGTTATTTATACGATGGGTGGTCAAACGTGTAGCGATTGGTCAACATTACGTTATTCTACGTTGACGTGTGTATTCGGTACGACTGTTACAGGAATTATAACGATAATTATAACGGCGTTTGGATATGTTTCAGTTCCGAATATGGGAACGATTTCTATTGTGAAATACGATTTATTATTTATGATGACATTACCAGGAATAGTAGCGTTACTAGCTTGGAACTATGGTGTGAAAATTTTATCGTCCATTAATGGGATTTTATTTATTAATTTTGTACCCATTACAACTTTAGTTATTATGATGATGCAAGGATATCAAATAACAATGTTTGATATTGTAGGGACTTTACTTGTTATTGCAGCACTTATTCGTAATAATGTTTGTCAGAGGAAAGAAGAAAATATCAACAAGAGAATTTTAGAAAAAGAGCAATTACGTCAAGCTGTTTAA
- a CDS encoding DUF4931 domain-containing protein, with protein sequence MDTQQLYFLNDIGKQKPESIRNRSAACPFCDRENLTDILATEGPIIWLKNKFPTLKDTFQTVLIETDNCEDHIATYTEEHMRSLIRFSVKHWLDLQKNEEFKSVILYKNHGPFSGGSLHHAHMQIIGMKYVNYLDNVEQDNFQGVIVQKNKNIELNISDRPIIGFTEFNIIVKDIECIDEMANYIQQTVRYILTDFHKGCSSYNLFFYHVSGKIICKVVPRFVVSPLYVGYKIPQVSTKLEDVKIQLAEYFTKRHDDPQK encoded by the coding sequence ATGGATACACAACAACTATACTTTTTAAACGATATTGGCAAACAAAAGCCAGAAAGCATTCGGAATAGAAGCGCTGCCTGTCCTTTTTGTGACAGAGAAAATTTAACGGATATTTTAGCAACTGAAGGCCCAATTATTTGGCTGAAAAACAAATTTCCTACATTAAAAGATACATTTCAAACGGTGCTAATCGAAACAGATAATTGTGAGGACCATATTGCGACATATACAGAAGAACATATGAGATCGCTAATCCGTTTCTCCGTTAAACATTGGTTAGACTTACAGAAGAATGAAGAATTCAAATCTGTGATTTTATACAAAAATCATGGTCCCTTCTCAGGTGGAAGTTTGCATCATGCACACATGCAGATTATTGGAATGAAATATGTAAACTACCTCGATAACGTAGAACAGGACAACTTCCAAGGAGTCATTGTACAAAAAAACAAAAATATTGAACTCAATATTTCAGATCGTCCTATTATCGGTTTTACTGAATTTAATATCATCGTTAAAGATATTGAATGCATAGATGAAATGGCAAATTATATTCAGCAAACTGTACGTTACATACTGACAGATTTTCATAAAGGATGTAGTAGTTATAACTTATTTTTCTATCACGTAAGCGGAAAGATCATTTGTAAAGTTGTTCCTAGATTTGTCGTTTCACCGTTATATGTAGGATATAAAATACCGCAAGTTTCCACAAAACTAGAAGACGTAAAAATACAGCTAGCGGAGTATTTCACAAAACGACATGATGATCCACAAAAATAG
- a CDS encoding YxeA family protein yields MKKKMITTIIAMLVIVVMLLPTKLGPVIDKYNPFYKTKEYYTVVNTIGQHVGDEWYEYEFIAFDERGKEQKIKKTVKHMLKRDEMLKVYAKGRYGELIEEIEAVNIPINAKSKLLSMR; encoded by the coding sequence ATGAAGAAAAAAATGATCACTACTATAATAGCAATGCTAGTGATAGTAGTGATGTTACTGCCTACAAAACTTGGCCCAGTTATCGATAAATATAATCCGTTTTATAAGACGAAAGAATACTATACGGTTGTGAATACAATTGGTCAGCATGTTGGTGATGAGTGGTATGAATATGAATTTATTGCGTTTGATGAACGTGGGAAAGAACAAAAAATAAAGAAGACTGTTAAGCATATGTTAAAGAGAGATGAAATGTTAAAGGTGTACGCGAAGGGACGCTACGGCGAGTTGATTGAAGAAATTGAAGCTGTAAATATTCCTATTAATGCGAAGAGTAAACTTTTATCGATGAGATAG
- a CDS encoding DUF3948 family protein, with protein MNNITFNKLDFLGLASGSILLTAFIYATTLI; from the coding sequence ATGAATAACATTACTTTTAACAAATTAGATTTTTTAGGACTAGCTAGTGGCTCGATTCTTCTTACTGCTTTTATTTACGCCACTACGCTTATATAA
- a CDS encoding YitT family protein, translating to MVNQRIKEITLITIGSLLFAIGINYFAIPNRLSEGGIIGLTVVTYYLFDWSPGIVNFAINAILLAIGYKFFDKKTMVYTILGIVETSLFLYVTEHIEYHVNSDTLLAALFAGLFVGIGLGCMFKAGGTSGGSAILAQLANQYLGWSVGKGVLIIDIVVIAGSVFIIGQEKAMYTLVAVFIGAKVIDFIVEGMDTKTAVTIISNQPDLIREAITKNMTRGVTVLEGRGGYTGKNKEVLYVVINKQELVKLKQVISRVDEDAFVVIHDVRDVLGGGFKAS from the coding sequence ATGGTTAATCAACGTATAAAGGAAATAACACTAATTACAATTGGTTCATTATTATTCGCAATTGGTATTAATTACTTTGCAATTCCAAACCGTTTATCGGAAGGTGGAATTATTGGTTTAACGGTTGTTACGTACTACTTATTTGATTGGTCACCAGGGATTGTGAACTTTGCTATAAATGCAATTTTACTAGCTATTGGTTATAAGTTTTTTGATAAAAAAACGATGGTTTATACAATTTTAGGGATTGTAGAAACATCCTTGTTTTTATATGTTACAGAGCATATTGAGTATCATGTAAATAGTGATACGCTATTAGCAGCTTTATTTGCAGGTTTGTTTGTAGGGATCGGATTAGGCTGTATGTTCAAAGCCGGAGGTACATCAGGGGGATCGGCAATTTTAGCGCAGTTAGCAAATCAATATTTAGGTTGGAGCGTTGGTAAAGGCGTACTTATTATTGATATCGTTGTAATTGCTGGTTCTGTATTTATAATAGGACAAGAAAAAGCGATGTACACACTTGTTGCAGTATTCATCGGAGCGAAGGTGATTGATTTCATTGTAGAAGGGATGGATACAAAAACGGCTGTTACAATTATTTCAAATCAACCAGACTTAATACGCGAAGCTATTACGAAAAACATGACACGCGGTGTTACTGTATTAGAAGGACGCGGCGGATATACTGGTAAAAATAAAGAAGTTTTATATGTGGTTATTAATAAACAAGAGCTTGTTAAGTTAAAGCAAGTTATTAGCCGAGTGGATGAAGATGCTTTCGTCGTTATCCATGATGTACGTGATGTACTTGGCGGTGGCTTTAAAGCAAGCTAA
- a CDS encoding transglycosylase SLT domain-containing protein, whose translation MKKFFVGFLVVLGVYLYFQGKSEGMGKLVNETSYVDSEEAKQMKQIIIEEAKKVNLPEWIPLTIAEHESRLNPRSVGDNGTSFGLFQLHRGGGLAPDHLTDDELKDPRTNAQIAMPHLMKGYKRGVQKGLTDFALLKYIANTSGWPGNLGPEWTDNNMKYNVGLEDVYYRNKGIIKE comes from the coding sequence GTGAAGAAATTCTTTGTAGGATTTTTAGTTGTTCTTGGGGTGTACTTATATTTCCAAGGAAAGTCTGAAGGAATGGGCAAATTAGTAAATGAGACAAGCTATGTTGACTCAGAAGAAGCAAAACAGATGAAACAAATTATTATAGAGGAAGCAAAGAAAGTCAATCTTCCAGAATGGATACCTCTTACAATTGCCGAACATGAAAGCCGTTTAAATCCAAGAAGTGTTGGAGATAACGGAACTTCATTCGGATTGTTTCAATTGCATCGCGGTGGTGGACTTGCGCCGGATCATTTAACGGATGATGAGCTAAAAGATCCACGTACAAACGCGCAAATTGCAATGCCGCATTTAATGAAAGGATATAAGCGCGGGGTGCAAAAAGGTTTGACGGATTTTGCATTACTAAAATATATAGCAAATACATCTGGGTGGCCAGGGAATTTAGGGCCAGAGTGGACGGATAATAATATGAAGTATAACGTCGGGTTAGAAGATGTGTACTATCGAAATAAAGGTATAATTAAAGAGTAG
- a CDS encoding PH domain-containing protein: MNELLLSVKKYLENDENIVAFVIGIFEKDNFTLCYQHGIFVATTRRLLFYGKFPYYPSTFKEYSYLHIDSIDFCPYFEFTCNHETVRAKCIQKGNVEQFVRTVRTNMNN; this comes from the coding sequence ATGAATGAGCTTTTATTAAGTGTGAAAAAGTATTTAGAGAATGACGAAAATATTGTAGCCTTTGTGATAGGGATCTTTGAGAAGGATAATTTCACGTTATGTTATCAACATGGAATTTTTGTTGCCACTACTAGACGTCTCCTGTTTTACGGGAAATTTCCTTACTATCCTTCAACATTTAAAGAGTACTCATATTTGCATATAGATAGCATAGATTTCTGTCCGTATTTTGAATTTACTTGTAACCATGAAACGGTTAGAGCTAAGTGTATTCAGAAAGGGAATGTGGAGCAATTTGTCCGTACAGTGAGAACAAATATGAATAATTAA
- a CDS encoding lysophospholipid acyltransferase family protein: protein MYKPITFSLKYIFKTAGKVEVQGREKLPEGGPYVVACTHTSFMDVLMLATGMYPTEIHYMAKKELFEGKFKNWFFKNVNAFPVDRANPGPSTLKIPSRLLKEGKVVGIFPSGTRSTEDVSLKAGAVTIAMRSNVPLIPAAYIGPSSVKELIKGKRAQLIFGDPIQIDAEEQIDRKTAMKMMTDQLNEKFEGLKEALQSNQK, encoded by the coding sequence ATGTATAAACCAATTACATTTTCGTTGAAATATATATTTAAAACAGCTGGGAAAGTAGAAGTGCAAGGAAGAGAAAAGTTACCAGAAGGTGGCCCATATGTTGTTGCGTGTACACATACAAGTTTTATGGATGTATTAATGTTAGCTACAGGGATGTACCCGACGGAAATTCATTACATGGCCAAAAAAGAATTATTTGAAGGGAAATTCAAAAATTGGTTCTTTAAAAATGTAAATGCATTCCCTGTAGATCGTGCAAATCCAGGACCGAGTACACTTAAAATTCCATCACGCTTATTAAAAGAAGGAAAAGTGGTAGGGATTTTCCCGAGTGGAACGAGATCGACAGAAGACGTTTCGTTAAAAGCTGGTGCTGTGACAATTGCGATGCGTTCTAACGTTCCATTAATACCGGCAGCTTATATTGGTCCCTCAAGTGTAAAAGAATTAATAAAGGGAAAAAGAGCACAATTAATTTTTGGAGACCCAATTCAAATTGATGCTGAAGAACAAATAGATCGAAAAACAGCTATGAAAATGATGACGGATCAATTAAATGAGAAGTTTGAGGGGCTTAAGGAAGCTTTACAATCAAATCAAAAGTAA
- a CDS encoding DUF2334 domain-containing protein, which translates to MKKWLLLLFSLLLLIPVPISAQKNENPKVLILYSSSDDQITSDTQILNTQVGHFTNNITIKSIKQLAEITDKSSYTHVIYIGEKQEELPTETKEFLENFSGPLLVLGQNIEKLSKRFSFITLKNEDINSDTIEYPTRKLKNTLEDERSIKILDTNGTILANALKGKNTYPLIVQQNNSYYVATPNLFDWMSHYIGEVLFSYFGQKPTNNKVEAYLRLEDVHPAADINQLKEIAELLKEKKMPYMITVIPVYTDPETGKTLHLKDKPELVDLLRSMQDDGATIIMHGYTHQFYDSETGEGFEFWDVKTDQPIRQPKHEKPKTKDDFPNIEAYNTYVKKGEEFEEKYTTDHIEKGIQELVDAKLYPVAFEAPHYTMSQKGYEILSRYFSTYVGQLQLSDTTWKSMHSPAYRSTPSFLNGMKLMPETVGFIEEDKPHAIAKMKANAVSVAKLSDGVIGAFYHPYLGVKPLKEVLKDLESIPNIEWIDLQKETNEVKMKDIHITTNKDGIHVEKPTSASDVMDYIKQYGFFLILGFLVIVFLLLLRRAKKLES; encoded by the coding sequence ATGAAAAAATGGTTGCTACTCTTATTTAGTTTACTACTATTAATTCCTGTCCCTATTTCCGCACAAAAAAACGAAAATCCAAAAGTCCTTATTTTATACAGTTCGAGCGATGATCAAATTACAAGTGACACCCAAATACTTAATACACAAGTAGGACATTTTACTAATAACATAACAATAAAAAGTATAAAACAGTTAGCTGAAATAACTGATAAATCTTCATATACACATGTTATTTACATAGGTGAAAAACAAGAAGAACTTCCCACTGAAACTAAAGAATTTCTAGAAAATTTCTCAGGACCACTACTCGTTTTAGGTCAAAATATAGAAAAATTATCCAAACGTTTTTCATTTATCACACTTAAAAATGAAGATATAAACTCTGATACAATTGAATATCCAACACGTAAACTAAAGAATACATTAGAGGACGAACGATCCATTAAAATCCTTGATACAAATGGAACAATTCTTGCCAATGCTTTAAAAGGAAAGAATACTTATCCATTAATTGTGCAACAAAATAATTCTTATTATGTTGCAACGCCAAATCTCTTTGACTGGATGTCTCATTACATCGGTGAAGTGTTATTTTCTTACTTCGGACAAAAGCCCACGAACAATAAGGTAGAAGCTTATTTACGTCTTGAAGACGTTCATCCAGCCGCAGATATAAATCAATTAAAAGAAATTGCTGAATTACTAAAAGAGAAAAAGATGCCATACATGATCACTGTTATTCCTGTATATACGGATCCAGAAACAGGTAAAACACTACATTTAAAAGATAAACCCGAACTAGTCGATCTTTTACGCTCTATGCAAGATGATGGTGCAACAATTATTATGCATGGTTATACTCACCAATTTTATGATAGTGAAACTGGTGAAGGTTTTGAATTTTGGGACGTAAAAACAGACCAACCAATTCGTCAACCGAAGCATGAAAAACCAAAAACAAAAGATGATTTCCCTAACATAGAGGCATATAATACATACGTAAAAAAAGGGGAAGAATTTGAAGAAAAATATACGACTGATCATATTGAAAAAGGCATTCAAGAACTTGTAGATGCCAAATTATATCCTGTCGCATTTGAAGCACCTCATTACACGATGTCTCAAAAAGGATATGAAATATTATCAAGATACTTTTCAACTTATGTGGGACAACTACAGTTAAGTGATACAACTTGGAAATCCATGCACTCTCCGGCATACAGAAGTACACCATCATTTTTAAATGGCATGAAATTAATGCCTGAAACAGTTGGATTTATCGAAGAAGATAAACCACACGCTATTGCTAAAATGAAAGCAAATGCTGTATCTGTTGCCAAATTATCCGATGGAGTTATTGGTGCATTCTATCATCCTTACTTAGGTGTAAAACCATTAAAAGAAGTACTAAAGGATCTAGAAAGTATTCCAAATATAGAATGGATTGATTTACAAAAGGAAACAAATGAAGTGAAAATGAAAGATATTCATATCACTACTAATAAAGACGGTATTCACGTTGAAAAACCAACAAGCGCAAGTGACGTAATGGATTATATAAAACAATATGGATTCTTCCTTATACTCGGTTTCCTCGTTATTGTCTTTCTCTTATTATTAAGACGTGCAAAAAAATTAGAATCCTAA